One genomic window of Methanosalsum zhilinae DSM 4017 includes the following:
- a CDS encoding 30S ribosomal protein S12 encodes MPTGKYAARRLKQIRKDARWKDRRFSRRTLGLDVKADPLGGAPQGRGIVLEKVGVEAKQPNSAIRKCVRIQLIKNGRQATAFCPGDGAINYIDEHDEVTVERIGGRMGGAMGDIPGVRFKVTAVNNVSLHEMVIGRKEKPRR; translated from the coding sequence ATGCCAACAGGAAAATATGCAGCAAGAAGATTAAAACAGATACGCAAGGATGCACGATGGAAAGATCGACGTTTCAGCAGGCGTACTCTCGGACTGGACGTTAAAGCCGATCCTCTTGGAGGAGCTCCCCAGGGCCGTGGTATTGTTCTGGAAAAGGTCGGAGTTGAAGCAAAACAGCCCAACTCTGCAATCAGAAAATGTGTAAGAATACAGCTGATCAAAAATGGTCGTCAGGCAACTGCATTTTGTCCAGGTGACGGTGCAATCAATTATATTGATGAACACGATGAAGTGACTGTTGAAAGAATTGGTGGTCGAATGGGTGGTGCAATGGGAGATATTCCTGGTGTACGCTTTAAGGTGACAGCTGTAAACAATGTCTCATTGCATGAGATGGTTATAGGCAGAAAAGAGAAACCAAGGAGATAA